The Neisseria sicca genome includes a window with the following:
- a CDS encoding HIT family protein: MTCPICTADNEDILLQTPNLRVIAVHNEASAPAFCRVIWNDHIAEMTDLSAAERAEIMEMVYKVEAAMRQVFRPAKINLASLGNVVPHLHWHVIARFENDANFPAPIWAAPVREHGMTLPDHWTEQVKALLA; this comes from the coding sequence ATGACCTGCCCCATCTGCACTGCCGACAACGAAGACATTTTGCTGCAAACCCCAAACCTGCGCGTTATCGCCGTCCACAACGAAGCCTCAGCCCCGGCATTCTGCCGCGTCATCTGGAACGACCACATCGCCGAGATGACCGACCTTTCAGCCGCCGAACGTGCCGAAATCATGGAAATGGTGTATAAAGTCGAAGCCGCCATGCGCCAAGTGTTCCGTCCCGCCAAAATCAACCTTGCCAGCCTGGGCAACGTCGTCCCCCATCTGCATTGGCACGTCATCGCCCGCTTCGAAAACGATGCCAACTTTCCCGCCCCGATTTGGGCAGCCCCCGTCCGCGAACACGGCATGACCCTGCCGGACCACTGGACGGAACAAGTCAAAGCCCTGCTGGCGTAA
- a CDS encoding LD-carboxypeptidase, giving the protein MTWQTSRRHFLRACSAAAGAGLVQACGTGTTVTPSTQTGNTAKAQPVQPKTSHPPRSGDNLLRVVAPSGFAEDPNRVNAGLTRLYNAGFTVTNQQAGSRRYQRFAGSDAQRAADFQEVATGRVETPKVLMGLRGGYGAARILPQIDFASLGARMRERGTLFFGFSDVCAVQLALLAKGNMASFAGPMVYSEFGKPEPSVFTMDSFIRGTTNNVNIIDVPAIQRANVNVEGTLWGGNLSVLASLAGSPYMPDIQGGILFVEDVSEQPYRIERMLNTLYLAGILQKQRAIIFGDFRMGTIRDVYDSSYDFSAVVNHVSRTAKVPVLTGFPFGHITNKSTFPLGAHAKIHSTANGGYTVTFSGYPTLNPAALTLNNLLPPPMPTFDSSTYSPIVEEITE; this is encoded by the coding sequence ATGACCTGGCAAACCTCCCGCCGCCATTTCCTCCGCGCCTGCTCCGCCGCAGCCGGAGCCGGACTGGTGCAAGCCTGCGGCACCGGCACGACCGTTACCCCGTCCACTCAAACCGGCAACACAGCGAAAGCCCAACCCGTGCAGCCCAAAACCAGCCATCCCCCACGCTCCGGCGACAACCTCCTCCGCGTCGTCGCCCCTTCCGGCTTTGCCGAAGACCCCAACCGCGTCAACGCAGGCTTGACCCGCCTCTATAACGCAGGTTTTACTGTGACCAACCAACAAGCAGGCAGCCGACGCTATCAACGCTTCGCTGGCTCCGACGCCCAACGTGCCGCCGACTTCCAAGAGGTCGCCACCGGCCGCGTTGAAACACCCAAAGTCCTCATGGGCTTGCGCGGCGGCTACGGCGCGGCACGCATCCTGCCGCAAATCGACTTCGCTTCACTCGGCGCCAGAATGCGCGAACGCGGCACCTTGTTCTTCGGCTTCAGCGACGTTTGCGCCGTCCAACTCGCCCTGCTCGCCAAAGGCAATATGGCAAGCTTCGCCGGCCCTATGGTTTACAGCGAATTCGGCAAACCCGAACCCAGTGTCTTCACCATGGATTCGTTCATCCGCGGCACCACCAACAACGTCAACATTATCGACGTTCCCGCCATCCAACGCGCCAACGTCAACGTCGAAGGTACCTTATGGGGCGGCAACCTCAGCGTTCTCGCCTCCCTCGCAGGCTCGCCCTATATGCCCGACATCCAAGGCGGCATCCTGTTCGTCGAAGACGTCAGCGAACAACCCTACCGCATCGAACGCATGTTGAACACGCTTTATCTTGCAGGCATCCTGCAAAAACAACGCGCCATCATCTTCGGCGACTTCCGCATGGGCACCATCCGCGATGTGTACGACTCAAGCTACGACTTCTCCGCCGTCGTCAACCACGTCTCACGCACCGCCAAAGTCCCCGTCCTGACAGGTTTCCCCTTCGGACACATCACCAATAAGAGCACCTTCCCCTTGGGTGCACATGCCAAAATCCACAGTACAGCCAACGGCGGCTACACCGTAACCTTCAGCGGCTACCCTACCCTGAACCCCGCCGCCCTAACCCTCAACAACCTGCTGCCCCCGCCCATGCCTACCTTTGACAGCTCTACTTACAGCCCCATAGTCGAAGAAATTACCGAATAA